A genome region from Arachis duranensis cultivar V14167 chromosome 8, aradu.V14167.gnm2.J7QH, whole genome shotgun sequence includes the following:
- the LOC107462018 gene encoding aconitate hydratase, cytoplasmic — translation MYMTAYSSSSSMLLRATRTKLISSSLSRTFLSSPPPRPTASYRSLAFSSSAAAAFRSSSVAARWSHWRSPLSLRSQIRAAAPVLERFHRKLATAAGENPFKGNLTSLPKPGGGEFGKYYSLPSLKDPRIDRLPYSIRILLESALRNCDNFQVTKEDVEKIIDWENTAVKQVEIPFKPARVLLQDFTGVPAVVDLACMRDAMNRLGSDSNKINPLVPVDLVIDHSVQVDVTRSENAVQANMELEFKRNKERFAFLKWGSTAFRNMLVVPPGSGIVHQVNLEYLGRVVFNNEGLLYPDSVVGTDSHTTMIDGLGVAGWGVGGIEAEAAMLGQPMSMVLPGVVGFKLSGKLRNGVTATDLVLTVTQMLRKHGVVGKFVEFYGDGMGELSLADRATIANMSPEYGATMGFFPVDHVTLQYLKLTGRSDETVAMIEAYLRANKMFVDYNEPQQDRAYSSYLELNLDDVEPCISGPKRPHDRVPLKEMKSDWRACLDNKVGFKGFAIPKEAQGKVAKFNFHGQPAELKHGSVVIAAITSCTNTSNPSVMLGAGLVAKKAHDLGLQVKPWVKTSLAPGSGVVTKYLHQSGLQKYLNEQGFNIVGFGCTTCIGNSGELDESVATAISENDVVAAAVLSGNRNFEGRVHPLTRANYLASPPLVVAYALAGTVDIDFEKEPIGTGKDGKNVYLRDIWPSTEEIAQAVQSSVLPDMFRSTYESITKGNPMWNQLQVPVDKLYSWDPNSTYIHEPPYFKGMTMDPPGAHGVKDAYCLLNFGDSITTDHISPAGSIHKDSPAAKYLMERGVDRKDFNSYGSRRGNDEVMARGTFANIRIVNKLLNGEVGPKTVHIPTGEKLYVFDAAMRYKNEGHDTIVLAGAEYGSGSSRDWAAKGPMLLGVKAVIAKSFERIHRSNLVGMGIIPLCFKAGEDAETLGLTGHERYTIDLPNKISDIRPGQDVTVTTNTGKSFTCTVRFDTEVELAYFDHGGILPYVIRNLISQ, via the exons ATGTACATGACTGCGTATTCCTCGTCTTCCTCTATGCTCCTCAGAGCAACAAGGACTAAGCTCATCTCTTCCTCTCTTTCTAGAACCTtcctttcttctcctcctcctcgcCCTACCGCTTCTTATCGATCCCTTGCCTTCTCATCCTCCGCCGCCGCTGCCTTCCGTTCTTCCTCCGTCGCCGCCCGCTGGAGCCACTGGAGGTCTCCCCTCAGCCTCCGCTCTCAGATCAGAGCTGCCGCTCCCGTCCTCGAGCGGTTCCACCGCAAGCTAGCCACCGCGG CTGGTGAAAATCCTTTCAAGGGAAACCTTACCAGTCTTCCTAAGCCTGGAGGTGGCGAGTTCGGAAAGTACTACAGCCTTCCGTCTCTCAAGGACCCAAGGATTG ATAGGCTACCATACTCTATCAGAATTCTGCTTGAATCTGCCCTCCGTAATTGTGACAATTTCCAAGTGACTAAAGAAGATGTAGAGAAGATTATTGACTGGGAAAACACTGCTGTAAAGCAAGTTGAAATTCCTTTCAAACCTGCTCGAGTCCTTCTGCAG GATTTTACTGGTGTCCCAGCTGTTGTTGATCTGGCTTGCATGCGTGATGCTATGAATAGACTTGGCAGTGATTCTAACAAGATCAATCCTCTG GTTCCTGTTGATCTTGTCATTGATCATTCAGTTCAGGTTGATGTAACAAGGTCAGAGAATGCTGTACAAGCCAATATGGAGCTCGAGTTCAAGAGAAACAAGGAGAGATTTGCTTTTCTTAAATGGGGCTCAACTGCTTTCCGTAATATGCTTGTTGTTCCACCTGGTTCTGGTATAGTACATCAA GTCAATCTCGAATATCTTGGGCGAGTTGTTTTCAACAATGAGGGCCTACTCTATCCCGACAGTGTGGTTGGGACTGATTCCCATACAACTATGATAGATGGACTTGGAGTTGCTGGATGGGGTGTTGGTGGCATTGAAGCAGAGGCAGCTATGCTTGGACAG CCGATGAGCATGGTATTACCTGGAGTTGTTGGGTTCAAGTTATCTGGAAAATTGCGGAATGGTGTTACAGCTACTGATTTGGTTCTTACTGTGACACAAATGCTTAGGAAACATGGTGTTGTTGGAAAATTCGTTGAATTTTATG GTGATGGTATGGGTGAGTTATCATTGGCTGACAGGGCCACTATTGCCAACATGTCTCCTGAATATGGAGCAACCATGGGTTTCTTCCCCGTAGATCATGTTACATTACAATACCTCAAGTTAACTGGAAGAAGTGACGAGACT GTGGCAATGATAGAGGCTTATCTCAGGGCAAACAAAATGTTTGTTGACTATAATGAG CCTCAACAAGATAGAGCTTATTCATCCTATCTTGAATTGAAccttgatgatgttgaacctTGTATTTCTGGGCCAAAGAG ACCTCATGATCGAGTGCCTTTGAAAGAAATGAAGTCCGATTGGCGTGCATGTCTTGATAACAAAGTGGGCTTTAAG GGATTTGCAATACCAAAAGAAGCGCAAGGCAAAGTTGCGAAATTTAATTTCCATGGGCAGCCAGCTGAGCTGAAGCATGGCAGTGTTGTGATTGCTGCAATTACAAGCTGTACAAATACATCAAACCCAAGTGTTATGCTTGGGGCTGGTCTTGTAGCCAAAAAGGCCCACGATCTAGGTTTGCAG GTCAAGCCTTGGGTAAAAACGAGTCTTGCTCCTGGCTCTGGAGTTGTTACAAAATACCTACATCAGAG TGGTCTGCAAAAGTATCTAAATGAACAGGGTTTCAATATTGTTGGATTTGGCTGTACAACTTGTATTGGCAATTCAGGAGAGCTGGATGAATCAGTTGCTACTGCTATCTCAGAAAATG ACGTTGTAGCTGCTGCTGTATTGTCTGGGAACCGTAACTTTGAAGGCCGTGTACATCCTTTGACAAGAGCTAACTACCTTGCCTCCCCTCCTCTAGTTGTTGCTTATGCCCTTGCTGGCACG GTTGACATTGACTTTGAAAAGGAGCCAATAGGGACAGGGAAGGATGGCAAGAATGTCTACCTTAGGGATATTTGGCCATCCACTGAAGAAATTGCACAG GCTGTTCAATCTAGTGTGTTGCCTGACATGTTCCGAAGTACATATGAATCTATTACCAAAGGTAACCCTATGTGGAACCAACTACAAGTTCCTGTTGACAAGTTGTATTCGTGGGATCCCAACTCAACATATATTCACGAACCTCCGTACTTCAAGGGTATGACCATGGATCCTCCTGGAGCTCATGGTGTTAAAGATGCCTATTGCCTACTGAATTTTGGTGACAGTATAACTACTGATCACATTTCTCCTGCTGGAAGTATTCACAAAGACAGTCCTGCTGCAAAGTACCTTATGGAGCGGGGAGTGGATCGCAAGGACTTCAATTCTTATGGAAGTCGTCGTGGCAATGATGAGGTGATGGCAAGGGGAACTTTTGCCAACATCCGCATTGTTAACAAGCTGTTAAATGGTGAAGTTGGCCCAAAGACAGTTCACATTCCTACAGGAGAGAAGCTTTATGTGTTTGATGCAGCAATG AGATACAAGAATGAAGGACATGACACCATTGTGCTGGCTGGAGCTGAATATGGTAGTGGAAGTTCAAGGGATTGGGCTGCCAAGGGTCCCATGCTATTG GGAGTCAAAGCCGTGATAGCCAAGAGTTTTGAGAGAATTCATCGCAGTAACTTGGTAGGAATGGGTATTATTCCTCTCTGCTTCAAAGCTGGTGAGGATGCCGAGACTTTGGGGTTGACTGGCCATGAACGGTACACCATTGACCTTCCAAATAAAATCAGTGACATAAGGCCTGGTCAAGATGTAACTGTCACAACCAACACTGGAAAGTCTTTCACCTGCACAGTTCGATTCGACACCGAG GTGGAACTGGCTTACTTTGACCACGGAGGCATCCTCCCATATGTCATCAGGAACCTCATTTCACAGTGA
- the LOC107461942 gene encoding uncharacterized protein LOC107461942, which translates to MWNCMRNSKVSAEDTDENEPVKRRSASDGDRTSGTRRIRLVVNKEELRRMARENDAQQYASLAQLLKDMKMREKRMSEVEEEHDGSMNSWRPALESIPRGIILVL; encoded by the coding sequence ATGTGGAACTGCATGAGAAACAGCAAAGTATCAGCAGAAGATACTGATGAGAATGAGCCGGTAAAGAGACGCTCTGCCTCTGATGGTGATCGTACAAGTGGAACTAGGAGGATTAGGTTGGTGGTGAACAAGGAAGAGTTGAGAAGGATGGCGAGGGAGAACGATGCTCAGCAATATGCTTCTTTGGCGCAATTACTGAAAGATATGAAgatgagagaaaagagaatgAGTGAGGTTGAAGAAGAACATGATGGAAGCATGAATTCTTGGAGGCCAGCTTTAGAAAGCATTCCAAGAGGTATAATTTTGGTGTTATGA